From a single Stackebrandtia endophytica genomic region:
- a CDS encoding aldo/keto reductase codes for MPSDTFHIGGDHQVGRLAFGAMRLPTQPVQARAASIALLRHAVERRVTLIDTAHMYGWGANEELLAEALHPYPADLLITTKVGVVRPHPDHPGELDGRPDTLRTQVDDALRRLRLERIELLQLHRIDPNVPPADQIETLRLLRNDGKIGHIGLSEVTASELDAARDIVDIASVQNRYSLLDREHEPVLRACEAAGIAFLPWRPVAAASEASPELRALAAEVGATPTQLWLAWLLAHSPVMVPIPGTADLNHLEENLGARDIGLTDAHLRRLDLAGAGSIGVPQ; via the coding sequence ATGCCATCAGACACGTTCCACATCGGTGGTGACCACCAGGTCGGGCGCCTGGCCTTCGGCGCCATGCGGCTACCGACGCAGCCGGTTCAAGCCCGGGCCGCGTCGATCGCGCTGTTGCGTCATGCCGTCGAACGGAGAGTCACCCTCATCGACACCGCCCACATGTACGGCTGGGGCGCCAACGAGGAGTTGCTGGCCGAAGCACTGCACCCCTATCCCGCCGATCTGCTCATCACCACCAAAGTCGGTGTCGTACGACCTCACCCCGATCATCCGGGAGAACTCGACGGCCGTCCCGACACACTCCGAACGCAGGTAGACGACGCATTGCGTCGACTGCGCCTCGAACGCATCGAGCTGCTGCAACTGCACCGCATCGACCCGAACGTACCGCCGGCCGACCAGATCGAGACCTTGCGACTGCTGCGCAACGACGGCAAGATCGGCCACATCGGCCTTTCCGAAGTGACCGCCTCCGAACTCGACGCCGCACGTGACATCGTCGACATCGCCAGCGTTCAGAACCGTTACAGTCTTCTCGACCGTGAACACGAACCGGTGCTGCGTGCCTGTGAAGCCGCCGGTATCGCGTTCCTTCCGTGGCGACCGGTCGCCGCCGCCTCCGAGGCCTCGCCTGAGCTTCGGGCGCTGGCCGCCGAGGTCGGTGCCACACCGACGCAACTGTGGTTGGCCTGGCTGCTCGCGCACTCGCCGGTCATGGTGCCGATACCCGGCACCGCCGACCTCAACCACCTGGAGGAGAACCTTGGCG